The following proteins are co-located in the Syntrophorhabdaceae bacterium genome:
- a CDS encoding radical SAM protein, translating into MYEQGVIRPPSEASSLLVRVTRNCPWNQCIFCPAYKGTTFSRRTVEEVKKDIDNMAVEYSGYANMIKSAFLQDADSLVLKTADLLEILTYLKEKFPALDRVTSYARSTTLKRKSVEDLKQLKDAGLTRIHVGMESGSEKVLKMIKKGITPEDIVAGGQNVVKAGISLSEYIMPGVGGKTLSEEHAKETARLLNLVEPDFIRVRTFAMHPMSPMQALVKDGSFVPMTDEEIVAEIRLLVFSLNEIHSYFSCADFSLNLLMHVDGRLDEKKGYMLNELDKFLSLTKEQKQVYSLLRRSSYMQYPIDAVYNDELMKQVLPEIEKLEKKGKDGFNEYIKTLMSYQLPQPQTDEWK; encoded by the coding sequence ATGTACGAACAGGGAGTAATCAGACCGCCAAGTGAGGCTTCAAGCCTGCTGGTAAGGGTTACAAGGAATTGTCCATGGAATCAATGCATCTTTTGTCCTGCCTACAAAGGGACAACCTTTTCCAGGAGGACCGTGGAAGAGGTAAAAAAAGATATAGATAATATGGCAGTAGAATATAGTGGGTATGCCAATATGATAAAATCGGCATTTTTGCAGGATGCCGACAGCCTGGTTTTGAAAACAGCAGACCTCCTTGAAATCCTTACATATCTGAAAGAGAAATTTCCCGCCCTCGACAGGGTTACATCCTACGCGCGCTCAACAACACTGAAGAGGAAAAGCGTTGAAGACCTGAAGCAATTAAAAGATGCCGGGCTTACACGTATTCATGTCGGGATGGAAAGCGGCTCAGAAAAGGTTTTAAAGATGATTAAAAAGGGGATCACCCCGGAAGATATTGTCGCCGGCGGCCAGAACGTGGTCAAGGCGGGCATATCCCTGTCAGAATACATCATGCCCGGGGTCGGCGGGAAGACGCTCAGTGAGGAACATGCCAAAGAGACCGCGCGGCTTTTAAACCTTGTAGAACCGGATTTTATCAGGGTAAGGACCTTCGCAATGCATCCCATGTCGCCGATGCAGGCACTTGTTAAGGATGGGTCCTTCGTGCCGATGACAGACGAAGAGATCGTTGCGGAGATCAGGCTCCTTGTATTTAGTCTCAACGAGATACACAGTTATTTTTCCTGCGCTGACTTCAGCCTGAACCTGCTCATGCACGTCGACGGCCGCCTTGACGAAAAGAAAGGATATATGCTGAATGAGCTCGATAAATTCCTGTCGCTCACGAAAGAACAAAAGCAGGTCTATTCGTTGCTGCGCCGTTCATCCTACATGCAATACCCGATCGATGCCGTTTACAATGATGAGCTGATGAAACAGGTACTGCCTGAGATCGAAAAACTGGAGAAAAAGGGCAAAGATGGTTTCAATGAATACATCAAAACACTCATGTCCTACCAACTGCCTCAGCCGCAGACGGATGAGTGGAAATGA